One Oncorhynchus kisutch isolate 150728-3 unplaced genomic scaffold, Okis_V2 scaffold1792, whole genome shotgun sequence genomic window, cagccccaaaacatcactgctctagaggagatctgcatggaggaatgggccaaaataccagcaacagtgtgtgaaaaccttgtcaaatgttttctgtaagtcttcacctctgtcattgccaacaaagggtatataacaaagtattgagataaataaacttttgttattgaccaaatactttccaccatcatttgcaaataaattcattaaaaatcctacaatgtgattttctttccttattttgtttgtcatagttgaagtgtacctatgatgaaaattacaggcctctccttTTTAAGTGGCTGACTGTATATAACTTGTCTCAATAGTATATACTAGCATTCAATCAAAACCTGGTACAAATTGGAAGAAAAGTTCTGGTAGGCCACCACTGACATTTCCCATAAAATAAGCTGGCATTGCACAAAGAACCTAAGCGATGCATCAAAGCTGAGCAGTACAGTCCACTCTTAATGGAATGGTTCTGGAAGTCCACCAGTGCTGGGCTGACCTGAAACTGGAAACAGCGGTGAAACTCTTGGTCAGAACTCTGGTGGAGAAGTCTCTTGTTCTGCCCGTCGGCCATCAGAGATACGGTCATGACCAGGGTCTCGTTGGGCTGCAGAAGGCTGGCACAAAGCTTGGCCTCTGAGCCTGCCTGGATCACTGCAGGAACGGCTACCATGTAAACCCTACAGAGAACACACCCGGCAACAGGAAAATCAGTACATCTCTAAACCCAAAGCCAGTTGAAATATACAAGAGGGGATAAAGATCTGCAGAAAGGGTAGGTGAAAAATTGCTCTCAAAAGTCTGATCACTAAATTCTAACTGCAGATGGACTTACGGTCTTGGAGTCTCTTGACAGACACAAAGCCAGTGAATGCAGGCAAAGAGTATCCATCTCCAAACCTGAAGCCCAGGAAGAACCATGACtaaaggagaaaaataaaatcACCAAGTCTGTTATGACCCAGTATTCCTACTGCACAGTATACAGGTTGTGTCTAGATGGGATCCAGATTGCCAATTGACTTCACCTATAAGGTTAGAGCTtccacagcaggttaggagataTAGGTTAAGGGTTGGCTAATAAAATACAATTGAATTTAAAATTCTTTCCTGGGCACTGCAAACCATGCACTCCATTTCAGAAGCATCTACCCACTGACATACCACCAGACAGGGAGAAGCTTCCCCAAACAGGTCTCAGACCATTTTGTACgcatatatattacatttgtattcGTGGATGtacatccatttcatatgatgtTAAAAATAGACATCTTACAAATTCCAATGTGTTGTGGCCAACATGAACTAGGTAGCTAACATTATCTAGGCTAAACATTAGGAGTAAAGGTGGTTAGCATGTTGGCTAACCTTCACCCTTTTAGCTAACTAGTTCCAAAGTAGATGAAGTTGCTTATTACCCAAATAGTTATACGGCAGTTTTACTAcacccacccctccaccctttTGGTTATTGTAGCTGTCAG contains:
- the LOC116367855 gene encoding ovostatin homolog 2-like, whose amino-acid sequence is MVLPGLQVWRWILFACIHWLCVCQETPRPVYMVAVPAVIQAGSEAKLCASLLQPNETLVMTVSLMADGQNKRLLHQSSDQEFHRCFQFQAPRVNSDKVQNFKGRFEEKHSYQQRREGSMINLQPVTFIQTDNQSTTQDKR